The Primulina huaijiensis isolate GDHJ02 unplaced genomic scaffold, ASM1229523v2 scaffold42825, whole genome shotgun sequence genome has a window encoding:
- the LOC140969862 gene encoding xyloglucan endotransglucosylase protein 7-like: protein MIPQSVTEGDRRSKILEDGEMTTPALSLEKTSGMGFQSKEDFLFGNIGMKIKLAPADAAGTVSTYYMASEGEQHDRIELEIMGNSTGDPYTLHTNVFVRGKGEREQRLFLCFDPTRDFHNYTIVWNPKCIIFYVDDIPIRDFKNLEEFGVPFPNAQPMRIYLSLGYAEDGTTQGGGVGTDRDLAPSSTASFYNFSADACVWSQRDATSSCDSADFS, encoded by the exons ATGATACCACAATCTGTGACAGAGGGTGATCGCCGTTCTAAGATACTCGAGGATGGCGAGATGACGACGCCTGCACTCTCACTCGAAAAAACTTCTGGGATGGGGTTTCAATCGAAAGAAGATTTCTTATTTGGTAATATCGGCATGAAAATCAAGCTCGCCCCTGCAGATGCCGCAGGAACAGTATCAACGTATTAT ATGGCATCAGAGGGTGAGCAGCATGACAGGATAGAGCTTGAAATTATGGGGAATTCAACAGGGGATCCTTACACACTTCACACAAATGTGTTCGTCAGAGGAAAGGGTGAAAGAGAGCAAAGACTCTTCCTATGTTTTGACCCGACCCGAGACTTCCACAACTACACCATTGTATGGAATCCCAAATGCATAAT ATTCTACGTCGATGATATACCAATACGAGATTTCAAGAACTTGGAGGAATTTGGCGTTCCATTCCCTAATGCTCAACCGATGCGAATATATTTGAGTCTGGGGTATGCAGAAGATGGGACTACGCAGGGTGGTGGTGTTGGAACCGACAGGGATTTAGCCCCATCCAGTACTGCTTCCTTCTACAATTTTTCTGCGGATGCTTGTGTTTGGTCTCAGAGAGACGCAACTTCTTCTTGTGATTCGGCCGATTTTTCGTAA